Proteins found in one Rhodobacter capsulatus SB 1003 genomic segment:
- the phbB gene encoding acetoacetyl-CoA reductase, whose protein sequence is MSRVALVTGGSRGIGAAISMALKDAGYTVAANYAGNDEAAAKFTAETGIKTYKWSVADYDACAAGIAQVEADLGPVDVLVNNAGITRDAPFHKMTRDQWDQVIGTNLNGIFNMTHPLWNGMRDRKFGRIINISSINGQKGQFAQANYSAAKAGDIGFTKALAQEGARAGITVNAICPGYIATEMVMAVPEKVREQIIATIPVGRLGETGDIARCVVFLASDDAGFITGATLTANGGQYMT, encoded by the coding sequence ATGTCCAGAGTTGCACTCGTCACCGGGGGATCGCGCGGCATTGGCGCCGCGATCTCGATGGCACTGAAGGACGCCGGTTACACCGTCGCCGCGAACTATGCCGGCAATGACGAAGCCGCCGCGAAATTCACCGCCGAGACCGGGATCAAGACCTACAAATGGTCGGTCGCCGATTACGACGCCTGCGCCGCGGGCATCGCCCAGGTCGAGGCCGATCTGGGCCCGGTCGACGTGCTGGTGAACAATGCGGGCATCACCCGCGACGCGCCCTTCCACAAGATGACCCGCGACCAATGGGATCAGGTGATCGGCACCAACCTGAACGGCATCTTCAACATGACGCATCCGCTCTGGAACGGCATGCGCGACCGCAAATTCGGCCGGATCATCAACATTTCCTCGATCAACGGCCAAAAGGGCCAGTTCGCCCAGGCGAACTATTCCGCGGCCAAGGCGGGCGACATCGGCTTCACCAAGGCGCTGGCGCAGGAAGGGGCGCGGGCGGGGATCACCGTCAACGCGATCTGCCCGGGCTATATCGCCACCGAAATGGTGATGGCGGTGCCCGAAAAGGTGCGCGAGCAGATCATCGCGACGATCCCGGTCGGCCGTCTGGGCGAAACCGGCGATATCGCGCGCTGCGTGGTGTTCCTCGCCTCGGATGATGCGGGCTTCATCACCGGCGCGACGCTGACCGCGAACGGCGGCCAATACATGACCTGA